The sequence GAAAGATGGACCTCGAGCTCTGGTCCGTCAAGAATACCACGGGGGCAAACGGGACTCGTGAAGACGGCAACTCAACCATTGTCCGCAGGGCTTCAGACGACTGCCGCGCCGAGAGGGTCGAGGCAGGCGACGACTGCGCGTCCCTCGCGAAGCGGTGCGGTGTCAGTGCAACGCAGTTTAACAAGTACAACGGCGGCGCCAAGTTCTGCAGTACACTGAAGCCAAAGCAGCACGTCTGTTGCACGGCGGGGGAGCTTCCCGACTGTATGGCCCCCGAGCCCCTTGACACGTTCTgtttcttccttttcttccctACACACTGACCGCTAACATTTACTTACATAGTCCGGCCGCAGCCAGACGCCAACGGCAACTGCCACGCTGTAGACATCAACAACGACGATGGATGCTGGGAAATTGCCGATGCCAACTACCTGACGGTCAAGGAAATCGAAGAGCTCAACAAAAACACCTGGGGTTTTGCCGGGTGCAAGAACCTCCAGCCTGGCCAGAAGCTGTGCCTGTCCAAGGGCAACCCTCCCATGCccaacaccatctccaacgccGTCTGCGGCCCCCAGAAGCCCAACGGCGAGGCACGCGGGACCAAGAAGCTCGCCGACATGAATCCCTGCCCCCTCAACGTCTGCTGCAACGTCTGGGGCCAGTGCGGCATGGACGGAGACTTCTGCACCGAGGCCCCAGCCGACACGGGGGCTCCTGGCACATCCAAGCCCGGCGCCAATGGCTGCATCTCGAACTGCGGCATGGAGATCACCAATAACGACAAGGGGCCAGCGAGCTTTTCTCACATTGCCTATTTTGAGGCCTGGAACCAGAAGCGGCCGTGCCTCCATATGGACGTCTCGGATATCGACAAGGACAAGTACACGCACATCCACTTTGCCTTCCCCGATGTCACCCCGGGCGACTTCTCCATCGACGTGAGTAAGCTCAAGGGCCAGTttgacaagatgaagaagatgtcgggcatcaagaagatcGTCTCGCTCGGAGGCTGGGCCTTTTCGGCCGAGGCTCCCACGTACAGCATCTTCCGTGAGGCCGTCCTGCCCGCCAACCGCGCCAAGTTCGCTGCAAACGTGGTCAGCTTCGTCAACCAGCACGACCTGGACGGCATCGACTTTGACTGGGAGTATCCTGCCGCCGAGGACCTTCCAGACATTCCGTCCGCGAACCCAGACGAGGGCAAGGACTACctcgagttcctcaagaTGGTTAAGCGCAGATTGCCCAACAAGTCTGTCTCTATCGCTGCGCCATCCTCGTACTGGTATCTCCGGGGCTTCCCCATCAAAGACATTGCCAAGGTCGTCGACTACATCGTGTACATGACCTATGATCTTCATGGTCAGTGGGACCACGGGAATAAGTGGTCGAGCCCTGGTTGTGAGAACGGCAACTGCCTCCGTTCGCACATCAACATGACCGAGACCAAGACCTCCCTAGCCATGATCACAAAGGCCGGCGTTCCGTCCAACAAGATCTTCGTGGGAATCGCAAGCTACGGCCGGAGCTTCAAGATGTCCAAGGCCGGCTGTACGGCACCTACCTGCACGTTCACAGGCTCGAGGACTGACTCGGACGCCCTGCCCGGCCTCTGCACCGGCACCGGGGGTTACATCTCGTCAGCCGAGATCCGCGAGATCCTCTGGAACAAGGAACTGCTCGGCGCGAAGGAGTGGCACGACAAGTCATCCGACACAGATATTGTCGTGTACCAAGAGACCGAGTGGGTGGCGTGGATGAGCGACAAGACAAAGAGCAGTCGCATTGACCTGTACAAGGGCCTCAACTTTGGTGGCGTCTCCGACTGGGCCGTAGACCTTGACAAGGACTACGGAGACAGCGGCATCGGCAgcggcgatgatgacgattCAAACCTCTCGGGCGGCAAGAATTGTCCACTGAACAAGTCGTACTccgacctcgacgagcttgCCAACGACGATACCATGGCTGACGACTGCAAACCCGTGCTCGCCCTCAACATCCTCGAGGGGATTCTGGACAAGTCTTTGGAGAAGTATGCCGATGTCGACAATGGCTACGAAAAGAACTTTGCGGCATACCGACGAGTCATGAAGGCTGCTGCCAAAGAGACCATGTGGAAGTTCTCGCAGTGGCGAGAAGGCGCGTACACAAAGTGGTTCGACTGCGACTTCAAGGACTTGGATAACTCCAAGCGGGACTGGAAGGGCCCTTGTGACGAGATGGCCGATCACGTCGACAGCTGGCTCGAGGGTGTCATGATTGTCAAGGTGACGCTGAGGGACGACACCGGCTTCTGGGaaggccttgaggaggagacagGCATCATCGAAGACTGGGTCGAGTTTGGAGACTTCAAGCAGAACACGGATCCGGCAGCGGGATGCAACCCACCCCCTCCCCCTGGCCAGAACTGTGAGGCGGTCCAGTTCCGCCTCTCGGTCGAGGGCATCCCCGTCCTCAAAGACGATTTTGACATTCCCGACCCCAAAGACCTCATCAAAGATGTCACAAGCAACCTTGAGGAGATCCGCACCGGCATTGCCTCTCGCTTCTTTGACGTGGTGGCGGGCATCTGGGACGGTGGCAACGGTGACGTGCTGCAGGTCGTGTCGGtgcccatcttcctcctcgcgcAGGCCGTCGATTCGATGGAGGAGGCCAAAGAGAAGGGCGGCGAGATTATCaagcaggagaaggagaacctTATCCTGAACATCATCTCGGCCCTCTTATTCTTCATCCCCTTTGTTGGTGAGTTTGCCGCCATGGCAGCCGGCGCAGCGACTGTTTCTCGGATGATTGCCCTTGCTGGCATGGTCGGTAACACGGCCTTCAGCATAGCTGAGGTGGTTGGCAACCCGGAGAACGCAGCCATGGTTATCATGGCACTGCTCAGCGCAGGCCGTGTCCGTAAGCCCAAGGATTATGTTGACCTCGGGGCCGCAAGAAGGGCCCAGACGAATGCTGGTGTCAAGAGGATGGGCCCTACCTTTAAGAAGCACGACGACTCGCTGCAAAAGGTCTTGGGCAACTGTCGCAAAGACGGCGGcaaggacgaagatgaaCCCAGCATGTGCAAGGCCAAGAGAGACCTAGGACTTTTCGGTCTCGTGGCACGTGGCCATATCCACAGCTTCATGTCTGAGGAGACTTACTTTGGACTTCCCGTGCTACGCAAAAGACAGAGcaagaacaacaacaacaacaacaacaacaacaacaacaacaacaacaacaacaacaacaacaagaacaaCTGCGGTACGACCGAACATACAACCACGACAACTAGCATCGAGACCTTCTTGAGTACCCCAGCAAGGACATGTTCGTCCCAATGGGGTCAGGCCTGCTATCACTACAGCTCCGTCATGAGCGTCCACACCAACACACCGGACATGGTTCGCTGGACGTGCTGGGCGACAACCGGAACCAGCAAACATGGCAAAGCCACTGATGACTGGGGCCTCTGGACCTCGCGAAAGAAGCCGCATGCTCGGACGATGCAGCACAACTGGGATTGGGGCGCCGAATGGACCGAGGAGCCCATCTGCCATAGGGACGAGTGGCCTCCGCGCGCATTCTGGCCCCAGACCCGGATCAACGGCAAGATGACCAAGAAGCCGGGTCAGTTTGTCCGTCTTCTTCCCGGTACAAACAATCTAGGAGCAGCCATTCTGTGGAACGCCTTCTGCAAGCACGAGGACGGCTACTCTATAAAGGCCGGCGGCGTGACGTCTATCAACCCGAAGAAGGTGACGACCACGTCAACAGAGGTCAACAGCGAGATCAAGGGCGGCACCACGACGTACATCACCAGTGTGGGCATCAAGGTCCCCAACGCTGTCTTCGAGATCAAGCACTGGGAGCAGCCTGCGGCAAAAGATGACGGGCTGTGGGAGAACAAGTGCTGGCCGAGTATGATCCTGCCCGACGATCCAGGCTATGCGCTGCTCACCGACGACCCGTGGTACCAGCACAATCCCAACGCCCAGGCAAGCACTGCCGTCTACAACGTCGCACCCCCCAATGCCGTTACCAGCGGCAAGACAAAGTGGACTACCTATAGCGGCCGTCCCCTCATTGCAGCCCGTTCGATCGACGATGACATTGACATTCCTTACGGTGCAACCCCTATGACATGCAAGATTCCTGTGCAAGTTATGCAAGAGAGGTCTATCGTtgtggacgaggacgagggcgagTACGAGTACGAGGAGATCCTTCCCAGTGACATTGACTGTAGCGAGTTGGCCCAGGCTATATTTGCCCCGGTGCCTCCACCTACCTTGTCTTCACCCCGAATGACGAGTGCAGTCGCGTCAGCCGTCATTGAGGTTAGAGAGGAAGTAGAGAAAGAACCCACGCCGGGCTCTGTGGTTCTTGTGAATGTTGCAGAGCCTACAGAGGGGTGAGGTTAAAtaactatagctatatacttcAAATTCATGTGGAATCTTACTTTATCATTACTATATGTCCAAAAGAACCAAAATGGAATGGATATAAATTCCCCGGAAGCACGTGTGGACGTGAGTTCAGTGCTCGTAGAGACGCGACGCGTTTTTAGGTTACCCCGCTCTTACGGGAGCGTCGTCTCATCTTCCTTTTTTAATACATTCTAGGATACTATCTGCTATATATCGAggtaactataaatatagcatCAGAAGGGAAGAGCTATACTACTACCTCTTATAGGAGTTAGTCAAAGTTTTAgggctaattatatataagttctaatattttatattaattctacCTCTACCTTAACCTCTCTAATTTTATAGAAAtagaagttatatatattaattctattttattagagaaaCAAAACAACTAactatagctagattataaaagttataacctttcttaaagactttttaagagagatcttatatacttctcagtaaggtaaatataatataaaataataagggcaaataattaattaatagtaataaagatttaattaaaaaaaaaaagcctaaaagctattttcttttctccttaattacaataaaataataattataagaggttaAAGGCCTCTAActccttttttatatataagaaattacttaatagcctaaaatggcttaatacttatttcccctaacttatagctccctataaggctttaatacctatccttataattcctaaaaagccttattaaacctatttctctcctttatatattatttctattacgCCTTACCTAGTATTATActaggcttatagctattataaattaattaattaaatatctttatttttttattatttctttattttcttatcttagctcttttttaatattataataagtatttaaggctaagtaataatagctaaaagcttattttattataaaggtcttattatcttattagagaggtaagtaatataattactagttagtaattattatataggctagctatatattatattaagctaactTTTTTCCCCTAggttaactaatataatctttatctttaccttaattactttttattttaatataaatttcttattaatcttataatctaagtaaataacatctttaatactataaatataaaattcttttttaataatatagaaatacctatctttaatttaaccctatttataatttattattatttaattaaataaacttaataacttctactttataattatatcttttatacctttagataaaaaaaggcttttattttattaatacttagagttattatttaataaaggttatagtTACTTTAGGGTCCCTAGGGATAGATTCTTAAAAGGCTTACTTAGGGTCTAAggttaattcttttaattaaaaggtataaaaattaaagatttattattttacttttaagctttaggccttaagctaattaattttattattaacttttttatttttaagttaagctTAACATACTtgataagcgagcgacgcagtCAAGCAAGCGACGCACTTTTTTTAACCTCCTCTATAATAATCGCAATAAAAACACCATAAACCATCTAATCAATTAAAACTACTCACTATACTCTTCCCCAGATGTCTCAATCACTACCTAACAGGTCCTTGCATTATGCCCAGGCTTACCGCAGACACCATAGCGCTGAATACCCGGTCCAACCGACCTTCCTCGACCACCACTCCTCAACGATTCAGCCACTACCTGCGCATCAATATCCATTTAATCAATTACTTaccttccttcctctaccgtcattacccctcttttcttcaatctagtcctttttgccctccggCGCTggcttagtatcttatttgccTATCGAAGGTCTTAGACCTCTGCCCTCACGAGAGCCATCTCATACATAACTGCCTTTATTCCCTTCGCAAGAGACTTTAatgctttaagaattaactctagagaGCTACTTTAGTGCCTTCTAATCTGTCTTtcaaggtatttagactaagattaggCCTTAAGCATAGTCTTTGGGGTTTTTAAAGCCCAAGGGGTCGATAGTTTAGCTACCTCCTTAACCAGCGTTGGCGTCCGTAGCTAAATATCAAGCTTTAAGACCATAGTTTCTAGGTCAAGGGGAATAAGactagctcctttaaaagcccccctgatatttctttttatcaTAGTGGCCTCGTGTGCGGCGTAGAAGGCtagaaagaacttagtctttaaaacaTGAGTTATAAagcatctaattagatactttatttctcgactataagccttctttagCATGCTAAAGTACCTGATGTTAAGGGGCTAGAGAaggtaagataaataaggtggtatataaagctagataatcttcttttcctcataatatctcttaaattcaATAGAGTAGTGACTTTCGTGGccattaaggattaagagatGATAAGAACTAATTAATCAATTGGTTATGTATCGGTTAAAGTGCTTAAGCCACTTGagactagtcttattatcGGTCTAGCCATTTTAGGTCATCGCAATAGCCTAATCGCCCGGGAGGTTACTTTCTTGGTACTAATTAGCGAGGTGATATTAGCCCGCATTGAtgataaatagctagatcgCCTAGCCTTCTGCATTGATCGCCTGAATGACCGTAATCCATTCCcggtttctaggctatactAATTTCGGCTTTGAACGCCTTTCTGCACCTATGATAACCATTCTACTTGCAATCATACCCATAAGAAAGCCGGTCtcattaaagttatagatatcaTCTAATCGGATGCCATACTTCGCGATTATGTTCGCCACAAGCCAAAACCAATCGCagataattattaggtcttcgcatttagctctatagtaGTCGTATTTACGAAAGAAACGCatcttaaggttagggtGCCGCTTAACGAAGTTATAAGCCCAATGCGTGCTAACTAGTGGCGCGTCGCGGTCGGCAAgcaattaattagctatttctttcaCACTACATAGCCATAAGGGAAATCCTCACGAATCTAAGTcgagaataaagtaaataaggatatcttcCTCTAGATCTAATAATTTACGTGATTTAGGGATAGTATTAAGTCGAGCTTAAATGCCATTTCGTCGCCGATGTAGCCTTAGCTCAGAGACCTAGTAAATCTTTACAGCCTTTCGGATACTTAGATTTGGATTATTTTAAAGAGCttaaagggcaaaaagggttctagccttaatattCGACTATGacatattttatagttaggaatcaattgatcaaatgaaaagttagatataagagggaaaagtgcGTCGCTTGCTTAactgcgtcgctcgcttattaagtacgttaggctattttagaAAATCTAaagtttttagtttttagtATACAATATAGGTGCGACGCTCGCTTGGATGCGAcgcttgcttattatatatgttagcttattataaaaggataaataattaaattaaatatataaattaactattaaaatactgttttaaatattatagtaattatatataaaataattatattaatagttattaattacttagctaatatataatataattataaataatcttagaaatttaattaaactacttattatatttataccttttattttttattattatgtctttaaactttacttagaattgagttaataaagcttatattaaacctttgtttaaatatttattttatttattaaaaaacttataaattaagctttttacttattaatatttaaagttattttagaaactaaaaaagctcttataattatatttcttattattataaggtaataaaaaatacttattttataatatacttaataaggttatttaaaagttattttataataattaataagcttttatttataaattataaaaataatttaaagtctaaataaataattattaaaaagaattaaattaatctttttaaggttaataataactataaggctataaagagcttttttagcttgaataatattataaggttaatttgTTTTAGgtaatctaaggtatttttaagtttttaccttaagaagattaagatattaaggggataaagtaatataattttatattcatatattttaggcttagactatttaataagaaaatctatttaataattaagttattattttatactatattattattaataattataattaagtattcttataataaaaagtaaattaatatatttttactataattaattaataatatatttttaataagataaggtttatttaaacaaaatataaaatatagaagtatatataaactatatataatattaaatcttatattaaaaggtataaaataatagcttaattatatataaaatattatttctctttttaagttccttaaatttacctttaggtatactataagattaaattactttttaagaattataaatataaatattaaaactatattaattttatagttatatataatatttataaataaatataaaatattattattaatcttaaagtaagttttattaataattaactattaaacttatataaaaaaataaaaatataattaaaatttattaaaaattaaataataaattatataaataaataaataaataattaattaataaattagttttcttaaaagaatataatttatattataatttaaaatattaatattaaattataaactataaaccttaattataagtatattaaatcttataaaattatataaaatatcttaaaatataattatatattaaaattattatttatcattaagttttatttatttctttatagttttttacctaagttaataaaaaatattttcttagttaatattcataataaacttaaaataaaaatttatacataaaataaaaatattataaaaaatattagagataataattctataaccTTTAAGGATTTACCTTTTATAGAAAAatctctaataaataataataataaaaagcctagccttatatataataagcctaaaatattagttaaaATTCCTAAAAAGCCAGCTAATTTCTATAAGGATTATAAAGAATACCcagatataatagccttagtaaataaagaaaatccTATAGAgcctaataactataaagaggCTATAAGCTgaaattagcttataagtgGCTTGATTCTAtgaaagctaaaataaaagaattaattaggCAAAAAACCTGGATTATAACTTTTCTTCctaaagaaagaaagcctTTAAAAGGCCGTTGggtttataaaataaaaactaataataataataatataattaaatataaatcccGCTATATAGTTCAGGGTTTTAACCAAATTTATagtatagattataataagacctaTGCTTCTATAGCTAGACCCGAgactataaggcttttattaataatagctatagctaataacttgCTTATAATGCAATATAACGTAAAAAACGCTTTTATAAATGCTAATATAGATgaagaaatctatataacTATTCCTATAGGCTTTAAAGACCTAATTTTAAAGGAATTtataagggatttttataaaaaataccctaataaggaatttaatatagaaaatatagctttaaagcttaataaagccttatatggCCTTAAATAAAGTCCTAGACTTTATGatttattactctttaaattatttaataacctaGGCTTCTACCCTATACCTTTTGATACcggggtttttataaataataagctaaaaatagctattatatgcCATGTAGATGACCTAATCTTCTTAGGGCcctttaaaaaagatataaataatatagttaaaagTCTTTctaaagatatagctatCCAGGCTTTAGGGgaaattaaaaactttttagGAATacatataactataaatagagagaataaaggcttatatttatctcagaataaatatatatataataaaataagggaatttaataaggaaaatatAGGAACTTCTAAAGTACCTATATGAAATACAGAGAGGCTtttaaaagctaatataaccCCTTCTAaagaagatatattataattccaaaaagaaataagttccttattatttct comes from Fusarium falciforme chromosome 11, complete sequence and encodes:
- a CDS encoding Chitinase; amino-acid sequence: MWWHILLTGVGLLSVTKPVSGQDESSPINPCPVRCGISGLNPLNWTYLHGALALNRCEEPMLFDMMLSTRLDDPVKHVTIRACTASEKPTVQAPDYNPVPFVFGAPEKRSVDEGRNHSTCATDMHKTPNQTTFYYHEWLTDPRSEVSGNINDTIRALDKLMNYLDTADNCKPSVMFAKARQTVAGVFAGSLVDKQSASLVAKQLVNSIQNKADYEAGRIAIQNCRGILPTVWGLGIVADLQGNMTAVQESLAGWNDAKCLESPDLNAVWRKMDLELWSVKNTTGANGTREDGNSTIVRRASDDCRAERVEAGDDCASLAKRCGVSATQFNKYNGGAKFCSTLKPKQHVCCTAGELPDFRPQPDANGNCHAVDINNDDGCWEIADANYLTVKEIEELNKNTWGFAGCKNLQPGQKLCLSKGNPPMPNTISNAVCGPQKPNGEARGTKKLADMNPCPLNVCCNVWGQCGMDGDFCTEAPADTGAPGTSKPGANGCISNCGMEITNNDKGPASFSHIAYFEAWNQKRPCLHMDVSDIDKDKYTHIHFAFPDVTPGDFSIDVSKLKGQFDKMKKMSGIKKIVSLGGWAFSAEAPTYSIFREAVLPANRAKFAANVVSFVNQHDLDGIDFDWEYPAAEDLPDIPSANPDEGKDYLEFLKMVKRRLPNKSVSIAAPSSYWYLRGFPIKDIAKVVDYIVYMTYDLHGQWDHGNKWSSPGCENGNCLRSHINMTETKTSLAMITKAGVPSNKIFVGIASYGRSFKMSKAGCTAPTCTFTGSRTDSDALPGLCTGTGGYISSAEIREILWNKELLGAKEWHDKSSDTDIVVYQETEWVAWMSDKTKSSRIDLYKGLNFGGVSDWAVDLDKDYGDSGIGSGDDDDSNLSGGKNCPLNKSYSDLDELANDDTMADDCKPVLALNILEGILDKSLEKYADVDNGYEKNFAAYRRVMKAAAKETMWKFSQWREGAYTKWFDCDFKDLDNSKRDWKGPCDEMADHVDSWLEGVMIVKVTLRDDTGFWEGLEEETGIIEDWVEFGDFKQNTDPAAGCNPPPPPGQNCEAVQFRLSVEGIPVLKDDFDIPDPKDLIKDVTSNLEEIRTGIASRFFDVVAGIWDGGNGDVLQVVSVPIFLLAQAVDSMEEAKEKGGEIIKQEKENLILNIISALLFFIPFVGEFAAMAAGAATVSRMIALAGMVGNTAFSIAEVVGNPENAAMVIMALLSAGRVRKPKDYVDLGAARRAQTNAGVKRMGPTFKKHDDSLQKVLGNCRKDGGKDEDEPSMCKAKRDLGLFGLVARGHIHSFMSEETYFGLPVLRKRQSKNNNNNNNNNNNNNNNNNNNKNNCGTTEHTTTTTSIETFLSTPARTCSSQWGQACYHYSSVMSVHTNTPDMVRWTCWATTGTSKHGKATDDWGLWTSRKKPHARTMQHNWDWGAEWTEEPICHRDEWPPRAFWPQTRINGKMTKKPGQFVRLLPGTNNLGAAILWNAFCKHEDGYSIKAGGVTSINPKKVTTTSTEVNSEIKGGTTTYITSVGIKVPNAVFEIKHWEQPAAKDDGLWENKCWPSMILPDDPGYALLTDDPWYQHNPNAQASTAVYNVAPPNAVTSGKTKWTTYSGRPLIAARSIDDDIDIPYGATPMTCKIPVQVMQERSIVVDEDEGEYEYEEILPSDIDCSELAQAIFAPVPPPTLSSPRMTSAVASAVIEVREEVEKEPTPGSVVLVNVAEPTEG